The following coding sequences lie in one Kitasatospora herbaricolor genomic window:
- a CDS encoding ricin-type beta-trefoil lectin domain protein, with product MRLRATATASILSLTAALLSLAPVSARAETGDVQAAIRAGDAKHAGEVQQSDPAEQALAEAARTGKDVPVPSLTDEFSTTTATPEGKLRQERHLDAQRTKRADGSWVGLDDTLVRQADGSLAPAAASEKLVISGGGSGPLATMTTRDGKQLAVGSPFPSALPTPMVSGNSALFTSVAPDTDLEVNVTRFGGYTTVLILHTPAAAANPAVRALKFPTTSKGLDISSGADGSLQAASGGESVFTAPPPQMWSAGAPLTAAEGAAANAPAKPAVVQSAFTEQDASAQPQPQADGTPSTTDGPGPSATTAGIPVTTSTDGPGKATIHLAPSPELLDGANTSYPIYVDPSWSNDARGKSHHSWVQSGYPNVSSNFDRTGSTGRDRPGVGYQGWEPVTGIERALYEFNLNGYFNTTAISYANLHVTQSLSADWSCTATYPVTLYRAGAFDNNTNWNNHSKLEWVDSKNVPGNGNNANCMGGIGVDYNITTPMRSALADTSKPLAFLLAGNEGTGDKNGFKRFDYDAVLSTLYDHPPLTPTDPKALPTPNRVTAPDTDACYDAPLSDYGWVTSTGTALTSVVSSYNQTQLTQFASIWDNSVAGAPGVASGWSTFVPKDSRASYNVPLGTLKDGHYYGWQTQGDDGLLRGPATPVCHFAVDTTPPIAAFGTVTDLTTQYPPSGSGQVTKLHLGDTGKIPFAAYDPNPSGLLASGLSCVRWGYDPQLVGADQVCGTPLTVTELTTTPKHWGTNILFAEVFDEAGNASPTVSYSFYVPWTDGPVAFGDTTGDARPDILVPDAAGNLITHGRATDPGNTNVPPTGTTVARGQAPEATANGWKDFHVTHRGSLNPGRNVDDLFVHRDGGDKLYYYANPERDNGSFKQGKATELTRPDCVGTAAACPGYQQNGGWQNTSQITPIGSPDNIRLPSRNFENATGILAVHAGNLWYYPAETVTSLRAPNLVAAGGWDNLDLMVPGNTLAIDVTGTVPIAPALWTRARTDNSATSTTAGDIRQYALTTETRTDGAGSYTVVTAVAPTSASVISKGTFDVGNYPIVGSDGDQTGDGIPDLWALNRDGNLRVWPATATNGRVTALGDFHYRGTTQAPSAQWQLDENTDATPNTYTGTNSNISFTSDTVDGRATKVATFNGSTSALTTATPAIANPNQSFTLSTWAKSTGAGGIVASQSTAHAASFLLYSEGTGGSWRFALATADNDAWPYVYTSTSNNAALVTNGAWTRLTASFNATTGEMSLYVNGALAGSANRSTAPSLPTNGSFVLGRYQYQSSLAPTAQNPSFNGSISNFAVYNTAVVPEPTTTAVRHASTADCLDVPNNDPSQGISITGCNNSPAQNFVVNPADATVNLRTTMCLELTGGNTANGAAVGLGTCAPGTDRQKWLARANGSLYNPVSGRCLELPNNDTTPGTRLRILDCNGTPAQTWSIPTLNAPALPVNP from the coding sequence GTGCGGCTTCGGGCCACCGCGACGGCATCCATCCTGTCCCTGACCGCAGCGCTGCTCTCCCTCGCCCCGGTCTCCGCCAGGGCCGAAACCGGGGACGTCCAGGCGGCCATCCGCGCGGGCGACGCCAAACACGCCGGGGAGGTGCAGCAGTCGGACCCTGCCGAGCAGGCGCTCGCCGAGGCGGCCAGGACCGGCAAAGACGTACCCGTACCCTCCCTGACCGACGAGTTCAGCACCACGACCGCCACCCCCGAGGGCAAGCTCCGTCAGGAACGGCACCTGGACGCGCAGCGCACCAAGCGCGCGGACGGCTCCTGGGTCGGCCTGGACGACACCCTGGTGCGGCAGGCGGACGGCTCGCTGGCCCCTGCCGCGGCGAGCGAGAAGCTGGTGATCTCGGGCGGCGGCAGCGGGCCGCTGGCGACCATGACTACCAGGGACGGCAAGCAGCTGGCCGTCGGCTCGCCCTTCCCCAGTGCGTTGCCGACACCGATGGTCAGCGGCAACAGTGCCCTGTTCACCTCCGTGGCACCGGACACTGACCTGGAGGTCAACGTCACCCGCTTCGGCGGCTACACCACGGTGCTGATCCTGCACACGCCGGCCGCGGCCGCGAACCCGGCCGTCAGGGCACTGAAGTTCCCCACGACCTCGAAGGGCCTGGACATCTCCTCGGGTGCCGACGGCAGCCTGCAGGCGGCCAGCGGGGGCGAGAGCGTCTTCACGGCCCCGCCCCCGCAGATGTGGTCCGCCGGCGCACCCCTGACCGCCGCAGAAGGCGCGGCGGCGAACGCGCCGGCCAAGCCGGCCGTCGTGCAGAGCGCGTTCACGGAGCAGGACGCCTCGGCGCAACCGCAGCCTCAGGCGGACGGCACGCCGAGCACCACCGACGGCCCGGGCCCGAGCGCCACGACCGCCGGCATCCCCGTCACCACCAGCACGGACGGCCCGGGCAAGGCAACGATCCACCTCGCCCCCAGCCCGGAACTGCTGGACGGCGCGAACACCAGCTACCCGATCTACGTGGACCCGTCCTGGTCCAACGACGCCCGCGGCAAGAGCCACCACTCCTGGGTGCAGTCCGGCTATCCGAACGTCAGCTCGAACTTCGACAGGACCGGCTCCACGGGCCGGGATCGCCCCGGCGTCGGCTACCAGGGCTGGGAACCTGTGACCGGCATCGAGCGGGCGCTGTACGAGTTCAACCTCAACGGTTACTTCAACACCACCGCGATCAGCTACGCCAACCTGCACGTCACCCAGTCGCTGTCCGCCGACTGGTCCTGCACCGCCACCTACCCCGTCACCCTCTACCGGGCAGGCGCCTTCGACAACAACACCAACTGGAACAACCACAGCAAGCTGGAGTGGGTCGACAGCAAGAACGTCCCCGGCAACGGCAACAACGCCAACTGCATGGGCGGCATCGGCGTCGACTACAACATCACAACCCCCATGCGCAGCGCCCTCGCCGACACCAGCAAGCCGCTCGCCTTCCTCCTCGCCGGCAACGAGGGAACCGGCGACAAGAACGGCTTCAAGCGCTTCGACTACGACGCCGTCCTGTCGACCCTGTATGACCACCCCCCGCTGACGCCGACCGACCCGAAGGCCCTGCCGACGCCCAACCGCGTCACGGCCCCCGACACCGACGCCTGCTACGACGCTCCGCTGTCCGACTACGGCTGGGTCACCAGCACCGGCACCGCACTGACCTCCGTCGTCAGCAGCTACAACCAGACCCAGCTCACCCAGTTCGCCAGCATCTGGGACAACTCCGTCGCCGGCGCCCCCGGCGTCGCCAGCGGCTGGTCGACCTTCGTCCCCAAGGACAGCCGCGCCTCCTACAACGTCCCCCTGGGCACCCTGAAGGACGGCCACTACTACGGCTGGCAGACCCAGGGCGACGACGGCCTGCTCCGCGGCCCCGCCACCCCCGTCTGCCACTTCGCCGTCGACACCACCCCACCCATCGCTGCCTTCGGCACCGTCACCGACCTCACGACCCAGTACCCGCCCTCCGGCAGCGGCCAGGTCACCAAACTGCACCTGGGTGACACCGGCAAGATTCCCTTCGCCGCGTACGACCCCAACCCCTCCGGGCTGCTCGCCTCGGGCCTGTCCTGTGTCCGCTGGGGCTACGACCCTCAGCTGGTCGGTGCCGACCAGGTCTGCGGGACTCCGCTGACCGTCACCGAGCTCACGACGACGCCCAAGCACTGGGGCACCAACATCCTCTTCGCGGAGGTGTTCGACGAGGCCGGGAACGCTTCCCCCACCGTCTCCTACTCCTTCTACGTCCCCTGGACGGACGGCCCCGTCGCGTTCGGCGACACCACCGGGGACGCCCGCCCCGACATCCTCGTCCCCGACGCCGCCGGCAACCTCATCACCCACGGCCGCGCCACCGACCCCGGCAACACCAACGTCCCCCCGACCGGCACCACCGTGGCCCGAGGCCAGGCACCCGAGGCCACCGCAAACGGGTGGAAGGACTTCCACGTCACCCACCGCGGCTCCCTGAACCCCGGGCGCAACGTCGACGACCTCTTCGTGCACCGTGACGGCGGCGACAAGCTCTACTACTACGCCAACCCGGAACGCGACAACGGCTCCTTCAAACAAGGCAAGGCGACCGAACTGACCCGGCCCGACTGCGTGGGCACCGCCGCCGCATGCCCGGGCTACCAGCAGAACGGAGGGTGGCAGAACACCAGTCAGATCACACCGATCGGCTCCCCCGACAACATCCGCCTCCCCAGCCGGAACTTCGAAAACGCCACCGGGATCCTCGCCGTCCACGCCGGAAACCTCTGGTACTATCCGGCCGAAACCGTCACTTCGCTGCGCGCTCCCAATCTCGTGGCGGCCGGCGGTTGGGACAACCTGGACCTGATGGTGCCCGGCAACACCCTTGCGATCGATGTCACCGGCACCGTGCCCATCGCTCCGGCGCTGTGGACCAGGGCCCGGACCGACAACAGTGCGACCAGCACGACGGCAGGTGACATCCGCCAGTACGCCCTGACCACCGAGACCCGTACCGACGGAGCGGGCAGCTACACCGTGGTCACCGCAGTCGCCCCGACCTCGGCCTCCGTCATCTCGAAGGGCACGTTCGACGTCGGAAACTACCCCATCGTCGGATCCGACGGCGACCAGACCGGCGACGGCATTCCCGACCTGTGGGCGCTGAACAGGGACGGAAACCTGCGGGTCTGGCCCGCGACCGCGACCAACGGCCGCGTCACCGCTCTCGGCGACTTCCACTACCGCGGCACCACCCAAGCTCCCAGCGCCCAGTGGCAGCTCGACGAGAACACCGACGCCACCCCGAACACCTACACCGGTACGAACAGCAACATCAGCTTCACCAGCGACACCGTCGACGGCCGTGCCACCAAGGTCGCCACCTTCAACGGCAGCACCTCGGCCCTGACCACCGCCACCCCCGCCATCGCGAACCCCAACCAGAGCTTCACCCTCAGTACCTGGGCCAAGTCCACCGGCGCCGGTGGCATCGTCGCCAGCCAGAGCACCGCGCACGCCGCCAGCTTCCTGCTGTACAGCGAAGGCACCGGCGGCTCCTGGCGCTTCGCCCTCGCCACCGCCGACAACGACGCCTGGCCCTACGTCTACACCAGCACCAGCAACAACGCCGCCCTCGTCACCAACGGAGCCTGGACCCGACTGACCGCCAGCTTCAATGCCACCACCGGCGAGATGAGCCTGTACGTCAACGGCGCGCTCGCCGGGAGCGCCAACCGCTCCACCGCCCCAAGTCTCCCCACCAACGGTTCCTTCGTCCTCGGCCGCTACCAGTACCAGAGCAGCCTGGCACCCACCGCCCAGAACCCCAGCTTCAACGGCAGCATCAGCAACTTCGCCGTCTACAACACCGCGGTCGTCCCCGAACCCACTACCACCGCCGTCCGGCACGCCTCCACCGCCGACTGCCTGGACGTCCCCAACAACGACCCGAGCCAGGGCATCTCCATCACCGGCTGCAACAACAGCCCCGCCCAGAACTTCGTCGTCAACCCCGCCGACGCCACCGTCAACCTGCGAACCACCATGTGCCTGGAACTCACCGGCGGCAACACCGCCAACGGCGCCGCCGTCGGCCTGGGCACCTGCGCCCCCGGCACGGACCGGCAGAAGTGGCTCGCCCGTGCCAACGGCAGCCTCTACAACCCCGTCTCCGGCCGCTGCCTGGAACTGCCCAACAACGACACCACCCCGGGCACCCGCCTGCGCATCCTCGACTGCAACGGCACGCCCGCCCAGACCTGGAGCATCCCCACCCTCAACGCCCCCGCGCTTCCCGTGAACCCCTGA